cctgTGGTGCGCAGGGAGAGGGCAAAGCCTCTCTGAAAAAGaggctgaaactgaaaaaggtCCCTCTGCTGCCCTGTGGTATGACAGGGCCAGGGTGGGACAGCTTACCTTTATTTGATGTAGTTCTTGTGTAATTTGCATTGGTGATGGCACAAAAAGACAGTTCCTTCAGCAGTGATGTACATCCTTCTTCATGTTAGGACACAACTCAACGTCCTTCACTCTGCTTTATCTCACAGATGAACTGGATTAGGTCTCCTTGAGTATTCTGAGGCACAATGCAGTGCTTTTTGCCTTCTGACACTCCAGCACAATATGTGTGACTTTCCCTTACTCTGCGCATTGACCTGACGGGTCATTTCACACTTTTCACTTTCATATCCCTAGTTGGAAGGGGATAATTCCGAAAGTGGGGCAAGCTGATGGATTCTGCCTCAGCCATTTGAAGCATGGTATACTTGAGTTTTTCAGCCTGAGTTTGCTAGATGACCCAGGAAGATGACCCAGGAAGGTAAATGGATGTTGAAGTGTCTAGCAGAACTAAGGGAGAGTATCATGGGTTTCCAATGGCCATTTCAAATATAGGTCAACCCCAGGAACCCACTGGAGAAGAGGTTTGTCTTTGAAGGGGtttcctgtgctgggctgggctgcagttACAGGGACAAAGACCACTGCTGGCAGTGGAGGTGCCCTGGGAACCCCATCTATCTCCACCTGAATCCCTCAAGGGGCTCTGGTCTCCTGCAGGTCCTTTCTGAAAGCTGACAGTCCATGGAAGTACCTCAAATACAAAGGGGTCTCTGGTGGTTTTCCCTGATTGCTTATGCTCAGACAGCAAACCTCTGCCTCAATACccagtaatttttttaagtcCTTAACTAATAAAGCAACTAGTCGTCAGCTCAAATGATTCAATCCCTTCTGTGAAATGTCTCACATGAATGATAATTTCTATCATGAAGAAATGTCAATTTTCAGGATGTATATTCATGGCAGTAGAAGAAATGCTTGTGTACACCTGTACTTGCTTTGTCATCGCTTTGTCTATCATGGTGTGCTCCCTCATCTTCCAGGCTCAAAACCTGACTTGATTACACAGAACATGCTGAATGtcccctttccagctgcctgtctgGACCCATGCACTTCCCATGGTTCTCCTGCTTTGCCCTCCCCTTACTCTTTGATCATTCAGACCGCTCTCACCAACCCAGTTGCTGCTTTGAGTTTCAGGGAGTTCCAGCTCGCCCATCTCTCAGCAGTCTGTCTAATGGTTTCCGTAGCAAGAAATTCATCGCTTCTCATTGAATTAGTATGATATGGATTAATAttaacacaattattttaaatttcctatTAATCAGTGTAAAATAGAGCATGTACAGTCATCCTTTTGGGAAGGTAAACATCACTGGAGGCAAAAAAATGAGGaacttgaacatttttttatttttttttgaaaattgcaGCATGAtttcctgttgtttgtttttacataggAAAAACCCTGCTCTTCCTACCTAAGCAGGGCTACAAAGCAGTAACCCTTGACCAATATCTATAGGAAAATGATGCTCcaaactgaaatgcaacaaaattcagcctttaaaatgaggaaagattTCTATTAGATGCTCTTTGAAATCTTCCTCCTTAACTACACCATGAAAGTTCTCCAATTAGCTGAACAAGTCTTGAAGACATGATGAAAACTGTGGGAGAGATATGGCTGTTTAGgactttctctgttttaatgagTTCCGTGGTGTATTTTAGTGCTGAGTCAGTGAAACTTGGGTAGTGAGAGGAGAATGATGCAAGTGCTTGAGAAAGTAAAGTCAGATGGAAAAGTTGAAGTGATTTGGAGTATTAACGGGCCCCACTGAGGGCTGTTACTAAGAAAGCCTCCCCAGGGACTTGTTAGGGCAGATAACTGGAGGCCATGATTGCAGACAGGAACAGGCACTGCGCTGAGAAAAGtcttggttggttttggtgaaGCAGAAGGGCCAAGGCCTGACCCCAGCCACTGGGAGGGGAGATCCTGCACCCCCACGTCTGGCTCAGGGCTCTTCTTGGGGTCTGTATGATGTGGTGGGCAGTGTGATGCCACGAGAAGAACTTCATTATGACACCTCCCCACCCCTGCACAGGGTATCAAGGAAGCAGTGAGGCCCCATTGCAATGACTATATCTCGTTTCCTCAGAAGCTCTTGCCAAAGGGACAAAAACGTCAGGGCTGTTCGGGCCTTCCATTCTTGCCAGcaccctctgccttctcctctgcaggctttcctctgctgtcccGCTCTTTGCCCTATTTCCTTGAAGTCTGCAGACACCCATCTCTGTTCACCACCTTGCTCTCATCCTGGCATTTCCATCATTTCACCAATGTCTCATCAACCCTCACCAGCCGTTCCTTGAAACACAAAGCTAGGGTCTGATCTTTGAGTGACCTCTGTAACTACAGCACTTCTCTTTGAgggacatttcttcctcctcgcGGCCCTTCCAAGGTGCACTTTGTGGcagtttctctcctgctctttgctACTACCAAAGAAAGCTCCATCAGGGTGGAAACCACTCCTGAAGCAGGCATCCCAACCCATCAGGCTCCTTGCAGACAGAAGTCACCTCACCAGCATCTCCCAAGccctgggcctgctgctggccttgcagctTCTTGGCTAGACACAGCCAAGCCTTGTGCCTCGTGCTGTGCAGTGCCGGActcaagcagaagggacaggacaagCCCTATGTGcgccttctttctgtctgggtcctcgtggggatggaggcagaggggaTCCCACAGTCAGCATGCCAAGCAGGGGCCTTCTGCTGGCCTAGCAGGGCCACTGGCACATGTCAGCCCCAAAGTGCCGATCCCAGGGAGAAGCCAAGGGTGACGTGCCACCTACAGACAGAAGGGACCTCACAGTCCCTGTCCGTGAcacgttcctgctgctgccctatgagctgcagagacagaagggacctcacagtcactgccccagtcacattcctcctgctggggcaggacatcctgaggcagagctgagctcatCAGAGCATTCCCACCCATCTCCTCCTTGTGGCCCACAAGCTGATCAGATCCATGGCCCATCACATTTATCTGTGAATGCCATGTGACTGCAGAGAAGTCTCACAATTCCTGCCTTGCCCCAAGGGGCCAAGCACCTAAAGATTTGGGTTAGGAGTGGGGCTGAAGGTGAGGAGGTTAATGCACAGGAACAGGGGCTTTATGTGTTAGGTTTTCATGAATGGGATTAGGGACTAGGTCTCATATTTGTGGGTGAGAGCTTAAGCAAATATTGAGTGGGAGGGTTTGGTGTTCTGCTTGGTGTGTCAGGTGTGTGGTTAGGGTATGGAAAAGCCTTGTGATTTAGGGTTTTGTTTAGTTCTTCCAAGAAGTCTAGGCTTAAATAGAGCATTTAAATCTAGTGTTAAGGGTAGGGATCAAGGTAAGCAAGAGAGTAATGGTAAGGGAAAGGGGCTATGGGCATAGTTTTGGCTTCAGTACAGACTTTGAGCTCAGGCATAAGAGCAGTGGATTCCTGTCAGGGTGTGGAGTAGCATTTAAATTTAGGGATTAAGTTTACTGGTTGAAGCCGGTGAAGGGCCTCATGTGACTATTTTAAGTCACAGTTACAACAGCATCAGCAAAAACCTGAACCTTCTTACCTCTACAAAATCCTTAATTTCTGCTGGCCAAGCCCCTATTCCCTCCTCCAAATCTCACATTTCTCCTGTCCTGGGTTTCTCCTCACCTGCCCATATCAGTCATCTTCTTAGGGGCATGTTGATGATGGCTTTCATGATCTCAGCTTATCCATCACACCTCTGTTGGCTACTCTATTTCTGAGAAAAGTGGCACTTAAGACACGATGGAAAAGGACACAAAAGTCCATCAGAGCACCCTGCACAatgtgcccagcagctctgcacctccAGAAATGTGCTGTTCCTGCCCAcaagttttctttccagaatggCTCCTATGGATCCAGGGTAACTTTTCCCAAGCCCTCACTTCCCCAGGCCACACCACTCTTGCCCGCAGGCCCCACGTGTCTCTCCaaccctcccctcttcccctgcagTAGTGGCACCTCGCCGCAGCAGGTTGGTGCATCTCCAGGCTCAGGGGTGTTTCCTGAGGGCCTGCCCCGTGTGGGGagtggtggggaggaagagagcaaGGTCAGCTCCTGGGGCAtggctgagcacagcccagccaTCCCGCACCGCGGGCAGGCCCCTTCTGCCAGGCTGAGGCACACACGCAAGGTGGACACTTCTCCATCAGCCCAGCTTCGCACAGGGCCCTTCAGCCCTGCCCCTGTCCTGGgactctcctcctcctcctccacccacAGACATACATTGCTTTCCATTTGGGGACGCAGGCAGGACTTTAAGGATCTGCTAAAGCCCtgaatttccatgtttttcatAGTCCTCCTGGCTATTCCCACTGCCTAGCCCTGCCTTCCAGGCGGAACTCAGTAACGTGGTGCTCAGCAATGAATAATGGGGTCATCTTTCCAAGGGAGGGTAGAAATTTCTCGGGGGCAGGCTGCAGAGATGATGAAGTATTGCATCTTCATCAAGGCTTTAAAAAAGGTCTCCACAATTACTCTGCAGTCTTATGGGCCTTCACCTGCTGGCTCTTCACGGCCTTCCCTGGCGTTGCAGAGCCCTCCTTAGCCCCTGGACACCTCAGATTCGCTTTTCCCCCTAAAAGACTCTTCCTTGGATGGTCACTCATTTTAAGAGCTCCTAATCACTGCCCACTGAGCACATTGTCCCTGCAGATCCCCTGACATCTCCTGCCAGCTCCAGATTCCTCTCCAGGCTGGAATCTGCCATCAGCCCCACTGCAGGGGGAGCAGTCCCAACCCCTTGGCTCTATTCCTGATAGCACATTTGGAAGAGGTGCCCAGGCTTCTGGCTTTGCCCTGAGCAGCCCCTCTTGTTACTGTGGTGCTAGCAGGGTGGCCAGCTGTGACCCAGGGCTGcacagtgcctgctgctgcctgcagccacagggATGTCACTGCAGAGACAACAGGACTGTCCCCAAGGTACATGAGACCTCATGACTAACACAGATACAAGAGCACAAGAAAACAATGAGGAACCAAaaagagagcagcagtgaaaaggccacgtcctgctgctggccatggccatggctccagggaagcagcaggggcCCTGAGCCCCTCCtgcgtgctggggctgctcccccagctccagagGAGATAGGAGGAGACAGCAGCTGAGACCAATGTAGTTCGCATGgttgttttattgtgtttatCTGCATGGTAAGCCTGCTTCTTTAGGTAGATTTGATGATTGGGTCACTGTAAATCAAAAAAATGTAACGTTACAGGTTGAGGTTAACATTATTTAAGTCAAAACAActtggagaaaatatttataaagaaatataataacaaaaaattctCCTCACACTGTCTGAAATAATCAGGAAAATCAAAGTCATTATTGATTCCGAAGAAGCATGTATCCATAGAGTTTCCTTACTGCATCCCtgagctcctggttcctcatgctgtagatgagggggttcactgATGAAGGAACAACTGAGTAGAGAACTGCCACAATAAGATCCAAagatggggaggagatggaggggggcttcaggtaggcaacCATGGCAGTGCTGAGAAACAGGGAGACcacggccaggtgagggaggcacgtggaaaaggctttgtgccggccCTGAGaagagggcatcctcagcactgcCCTGAAGATCTGAATATaggagaaaacaatgaaaacaaaacagccaaaGGCTAAAGAAACACTACACACAAGTGCCACAGCTTCCCTGAGGTaggcatctgagcaggagagcttgaggatgtGGGGGAtctcacagaagaactggtccacagcattgccttggcagaggggcagggaaaatgtcgtggccgtgtgcaggacagcattgagaaagccactgccccaggcagctgctgccatctgggcacaagctctgctgcccacgaggctcccgtagtgcaggggcttgcagatggcaacgtagcggTCGTAGGCCATGACGGTGAGAAGTGAATACTCTGCTTCAAccaagaaagcaacaaaaaagacctgtgcagcacatccttgataggagatggccctggtgtcccagagggcattggccatggctttggggagagtggtggagacgcagcccaggtcgaggagggcgaggttgaggaggaagaagtacatgggggtgtggaggcggtggtggcaGGCTACGGCGatgaggatgaggccgttgcccaggagggcagccaggtagatgcccaggaagagcctgaagagcaggagctgcagctcccgcgtgtctgcgaatggcagcaggaggaactcactcacagagctgctgttgggcatTTGCTGACATTGGACACAGCTGTCTGTTGGAGAGGATAAGGCGAAACAAAGTTAGAACAGACGTCAAAGAGGAAAACCTATTGCCAGTTTTGGAGCACCCCCCAGCCTGAGCGTCTCTCTTTGCAGGAGaacctttctgcagctctcctgcttgAGCTGCGGCTGGTGCTGGCTGAGagtggcactgggagcaggggctgctgtgggctCCAGAGGAGTccttcctgctgtgcagcaggagggaggcaggaacATGAGGGAACTCAAGTTCAGTCCACTGAAGTTCAGTCCATTGATCAGGTCAATGAAATTCGCAGTGCTGTTTCAAACAATGCACCCCAATGCAGAACAGAGCCGCAGATGCCACTGCTGAACACTCCTGTTCTCAGCTGCCCTGTGTCACCCCTCTGTGAACTGCAGGACCGTCCCGCTCAGGTGTTTCCCTGAGAAGAAACTGGAGacagctgagagcagagaagcCCCAGTCCAAGTGCAGCTGGGCAGAATCCTCACCTTGTGTTGCATGAGCAGGGTCTCAGCTCTTTCCTCCTAGCCAGGGCTGCTGAGGCCTCACTCCAGCTGCACACAGACAGCcatccagcagcacaggcatGGCCTTAGAACAGAGGTGTCTCTTCCTTAGGGCACCTGGATAACACAAGGATGCCACGAGAGAGCTGCATCCTGCTGGAGAGAAGCCTGCAGACCAGGAGGATGCCCCACAGACAGAGCTGGATATTCACAAACTGGGGTGTCCCAATATCCAGTCTGTATCCCCTGCAATTTCTGGAGGAGGCTTGGCCACCTCACTCTTGGCTGACCAGGGGCAGCTGGATTATGACACTCCGAGGGGCTTCTGCCAGACTTCCTCACCTCGCAGTGCCATCCAGCAGGACTCTCAAAGCCTACTGCATTGCCCACTGCCCTCCCAGAAACAAGACCCAGCAGGAGACCATTCCAGGACGTGCAGCTGcgtggccctgcagccagagacttcCCTTGTCAAGGGCTGTGCAGATTTCTCCTGTAGGCAGCTCTCAGCATCCTCCCACTGCCAAGTGCCTCCaagccctctctccttctctcctctccccgtgccAGCTGcggtcagagcccccagccctgctgcgctgtgcagaggagctgctcctggccagagctgtctctctgcaccaCGGCCCTCTTGCCGggagctctctctgtcccaggagcccggcccagctcagcaccagacgCCCAGACCAAGGCATTGCAATCCCCCCtcggggggctttggggaggagCCCACAAACCTCAGGCACTGAGAGACAATTGAAGACGtctctccagaagtccaagTGAGAGGCAAGTTTCCTGCAGTGTCCCCCTGAgggccagcactgacacagcCTCCCTTGGAGCTCGTTAGAGCAGAGCAttggaggcagtgaggacaaGGAGACAAGGGCAGTGTGAAGGTGACCCTGATGTGTAGGAAAACTGGATGTGTTTGACCAAGCACAAGGGCCAGGCCTTGACCCCAGCCCCTTGGAAGGGAGATCCTTTCCCTTCACACAGTGCTCAGGGCTCTtccaggggcaggaggagatggggatGTGCATGGCCAAGTGCAGGAGAATGGTCCGAGCCCTGCCTGGTTCATGGGTGGGGGCGAGGAGGCAATGAGGCCCTGGTGCTTGAACGATAAGCTGTCTCCTCCTAGGCCTCCGTGGCAGTCCTGGGTCCTGTTGGGACTTTCAGCCTTGCTACAGACCTTGCTCCTCTCCACACAAGCCTGTCCTTGGGACTCCCAGACCTGCACATGTTTTCCTGCTGGCTCTAGACCCTTGTCCATGTGGTATCTCACAGGATCGCGGCTGAGTCTGATAACTCAGATTTTCTTGGTGGCCATGCTCTTgtaaggcagctctgcaggaagctgGCCTTGTTCCTGGTGAGCAGCACCACTGCTCGTATGACATCCCTCGTGGTGCTCaggccctcctcctcctgggcagcagagcttgtgtccagatggcagcagctgcctggggcagtggctttctcaatgctgtcctgcacacggccactacattttccctgcccctctgccaaggcaatgctgtggaccagttcttctgtgaaatcccccacATCCTCAAGCTCTCTTGCTCAGACAcctacctcagggaagttgGGGCACTTGTCTTTACTCTTTccttaatatttctttgttttctttatattgtgctgtcctatgtgcagatcCTCAGAGccgtgctgaggatgccctcttCTCAGggccggcacaaagccttttccacgtgccttcCTCACCTGGCCGTGGTCTCCCTGTTTGTCAGCACTGACTtgtttgcctacctgaagccTCCCTCCATccattccccatccctggacctggtggtggcagttctgtactcggtgctgcctccagcagtgaatcCCCTCATCtgcagcatgaggaaccaggagatCAAAGATGCagtgaggaaaatatttctatgcaTGCTTCTTCATCATCAATAATGACTtcattattgtcattattatcCTGTCCTTTTTGTCATTATACTTATTATCAAAATGTAATATTAGAAATAATCCTAACAGGACTACCTGGTTATTTGGGAAACTGAGAGAATGATTTCCTTAAGTatacttttattaatattttaacaacattttaTGTTGATAAAGATAATGTTATTCTTGTCCTCCTGCAtaacaagttttaaaattatttttaaccagtgatagaatcatggaatcacagaatggcctgGGCTGGAAAGcacctcaaagatcacctagttccaacccccctaccatgggcagtGACACCTCCCAGTAGATCGTGGTTGCTCAGGACTTCATCTAACTTGCTCTTGAAGatctgcagggatggggcatccagtACCACTGTGgaaaacctg
This Cygnus olor isolate bCygOlo1 unplaced genomic scaffold, bCygOlo1.pri.v2 scaffold_78_ctg1, whole genome shotgun sequence DNA region includes the following protein-coding sequences:
- the LOC121063405 gene encoding olfactory receptor 14C36-like, which produces MPNSSSVSEFLLLPFADTRELQLLLFRLFLGIYLAALLGNGLILIAVACHHRLHTPMYFFLLNLALLDLGCVSTTLPKAMANALWDTRAISYQGCAAQVFFVAFLVEAEYSLLTVMAYDRYVAICKPLHYGSLVGSRACAQMAAAAWGSGFLNAVLHTATTFSLPLCQGNAVDQFFCEIPHILKLSCSDAYLREAVALVCSVSLAFGCFVFIVFSYIQIFRAVLRMPSSQGRHKAFSTCLPHLAVVSLFLSTAMVAYLKPPSISSPSLDLIVAVLYSVVPSSVNPLIYSMRNQELRDAVRKLYGYMLLRNQ